The following proteins are encoded in a genomic region of Gossypium hirsutum isolate 1008001.06 chromosome D05, Gossypium_hirsutum_v2.1, whole genome shotgun sequence:
- the LOC107907033 gene encoding (S)-coclaurine N-methyltransferase, which produces MEGLIQVPYDVTVRFMLTSLERNLLPDAIIRRLTRLLLASRLRSGYKPSTELQLSDLLQFAHSLKEMPIAIKTDKPKTQHYELPTSFFKLVLGKNFKYSCCYFSDESKTLEDAEEAMLELYCERSQLKDGQTVLDVGCGWGSLSLYIARKYPNCRVTGICNSTTQKAFIEEQYRDRQLQNVEIIVADISTFEMEASYDRIYSIEMFEHMKNYHDLLKKISKWMKEDSLLFVHYFCHKAFAYHFEDINEDDWITRYFFTGGTMPSANLLLYFQDDVSVVNHWFVNGKHYAKTSEEWLKRMDRSLASIKPIMESTYGKDQAVKWTVYWRTFFIAVAELFGYNNGEEWMVALFLFKKK; this is translated from the exons ATGGAGGGTCTAATTCAGGTGCCTTATGATGTTACGGTCAGGTTCATGTTGACTTCCTTGGAGCGCAATTTGTTGCCTGATGCTATTATAAGGAGGTTGACTCGGCTTCTCCTGGCTAGTCGTCTTCGTTCTGGTTATAAACCCTCCACTGAGCTCCAACTCTCCGATCTCCTTCAGTTTGCTCATT CCCTAAAGGAGATGCCTATAGCTATCAAGACAGACAAGCCTAAAACTCAACATTACGAATTGCCAACCTCTTTCTTCAAGTTGGTTCTTGGGAAGAACTTCAAATACAg TTGTTGTTACTTTTCTGACGAGTCGAAAACTTTGGAGGATGCTGAGGAAGCAATGTTGGAACTGTACTGTGAGAGATCGCAATTAAAAGATGGCCAAACAGTTCTTGATGTGGGGTGTGGATGGGGTTCACTTTCTCTATACATTGCCCGTAAGTACCCCAATTGCAGGGTTACAGGGATTTGCAATTCCACCACTCAGAAAGCTTTTATAGAGGAACAATACCG GGATCGGCAATTGCAAAATGTGGAGATCATTGTTGCGGACATAAGCACATTTGAAATGGAGGCATCATACGACAGGATATATTCGATTGAAATGTTTGAG CATATGAAGAACTATCACGATCTTCTCAAGAAGATATCAAAGTGGATGAAAGAGGATAGTCTTCTTTTTGTTCATTATTTCTGCCATAAAGCATTTGCTTACCACTTTGAG GACATAAATGAAGATGACTGGATAACCAGGTACTTCTTTACAGGAGGTACAATGCCTTCAGCTAATCTGCTTCTATATTTCCAG GATGATGTTTCTGTTGTCAACCATTGGTTTGTGAATGGGAAACATTATGCAAAAACTAG TGAAGAGTGGCTGAAGAGGATGGACCGAAGCTTGGCTTCCATTAAGCCAATAATGGAGTCCACCTATGGCAAGGATCAGGCTGTGAAATGGACAGTGTATTGGAGAACATTCTTTATTGCTGTTGCGGAACTCTTTGGATACAATAATGGAGAAGAATGGATGGTTGCACTTTTCCTATTCAAGAAGAAATAA